The Malus domestica chromosome 06, GDT2T_hap1 genome has a segment encoding these proteins:
- the LOC103437699 gene encoding homeobox protein knotted-1-like 6 isoform X2 produces MMEELYGLGGSSSTPSAGFSSDQYYSSSMAAMPFPANQTVLDHQVDYYDNYRSRSASFEPLAAALGEQWLPGTVRPDQMFSGSSSGVSDAASVVAAGIQREGGGWGEEVSCQMNIEKIASHPLYPKLLQAYIDCQKVGAPPEIASVLDEIRRQSDHLISTRPTASTCISTADPDLDLFMESYCEILFKYKSDLTRPFDEAITFLNKMETQLNTLTNNTNDAAGSSDEEDWSGGEIEAQDSPRTKEDHELKDKLLRKYSGYISTLKHEFSKTKKKGKLPKEARQILFDWWNLHYKWPYPTEAD; encoded by the exons ATGATGGAGGAGCTGTACGGCCTTGGTGGCTCATCGTCAACGCCTTCAGCTGGTTTCAGCTCTGATCAATACTACTCTTCATCAATGGCTGCCATGCCTTTTCCGGCCAATCAGACGGTTCTTGATCATCAGGTGGACTACTACGACAACTACAGGAGTAGGAGCGCTAGCTTTGAGCCCTTAGCTGCGGCTCTGGGGGAGCAGTGGTTACCCGGGACGGTGAGGCCCGACCAGATGTTTTCAGGGTCGTCGTCCGGAGTGTCAGACGCTGCTTCGGTGGTGGCAGCTGGGATTCAAAGAGAAGGAGGAGGTTGGGGAGAAGAGGTTTCCTGTCAAATGAATATTGAGAAGATCGCTTCACATCCTCTATACCCTAAGCTTCTTCAAGCTTACATCGATTGCCAAAAG GTGGGAGCGCCACCAGAAATAGCAAGTGTGTTGGACGAAATCCGGCGACAAAGTGATCATCTAATTTCCACGAGACCCACCGCTTCAACTTGCATTTCTACTGCCGATCCTGACCTCGATCTCTTCatg GAAAGTTACTGCGAAATATTGTTCAAGTACAAATCAGATCTTACGAGGCCATTTGATGAAGCAATCACCTTCTTGAACAAAATGGAGACGCAGCTCAACACTCTCACCAATAATACCA ACGATGCTGCTGGTTCATCGGACGAAGAAGACTGGAGTGGAGGAGAGATAGAGGCACAAGACTCTCCGCGGACAAAGGAAGATCATGAGCTCAAGGATAAACTGTTGCGTAAATACAGTGGCTATATTAGCACCCTTAAACATGAGTTTTCCAAgacgaagaagaaaggaaagctaCCAAAAGAAGCAAGGCAAATTCTCTTTGATTGGTGGAACCTTCACTATAAATGGCCTTACCCAACG GAAGCTGATTAA
- the LOC103437699 gene encoding homeobox protein knotted-1-like 6 isoform X1, whose product MMEELYGLGGSSSTPSAGFSSDQYYSSSMAAMPFPANQTVLDHQVDYYDNYRSRSASFEPLAAALGEQWLPGTVRPDQMFSGSSSGVSDAASVVAAGIQREGGGWGEEVSCQMNIEKIASHPLYPKLLQAYIDCQKVGAPPEIASVLDEIRRQSDHLISTRPTASTCISTADPDLDLFMESYCEILFKYKSDLTRPFDEAITFLNKMETQLNTLTNNTNDAAGSSDEEDWSGGEIEAQDSPRTKEDHELKDKLLRKYSGYISTLKHEFSKTKKKGKLPKEARQILFDWWNLHYKWPYPTEADKISLAQVTGLDQKQINNWFINQRKRHWKPSENMQFAVMDRLYGPCFTKD is encoded by the exons ATGATGGAGGAGCTGTACGGCCTTGGTGGCTCATCGTCAACGCCTTCAGCTGGTTTCAGCTCTGATCAATACTACTCTTCATCAATGGCTGCCATGCCTTTTCCGGCCAATCAGACGGTTCTTGATCATCAGGTGGACTACTACGACAACTACAGGAGTAGGAGCGCTAGCTTTGAGCCCTTAGCTGCGGCTCTGGGGGAGCAGTGGTTACCCGGGACGGTGAGGCCCGACCAGATGTTTTCAGGGTCGTCGTCCGGAGTGTCAGACGCTGCTTCGGTGGTGGCAGCTGGGATTCAAAGAGAAGGAGGAGGTTGGGGAGAAGAGGTTTCCTGTCAAATGAATATTGAGAAGATCGCTTCACATCCTCTATACCCTAAGCTTCTTCAAGCTTACATCGATTGCCAAAAG GTGGGAGCGCCACCAGAAATAGCAAGTGTGTTGGACGAAATCCGGCGACAAAGTGATCATCTAATTTCCACGAGACCCACCGCTTCAACTTGCATTTCTACTGCCGATCCTGACCTCGATCTCTTCatg GAAAGTTACTGCGAAATATTGTTCAAGTACAAATCAGATCTTACGAGGCCATTTGATGAAGCAATCACCTTCTTGAACAAAATGGAGACGCAGCTCAACACTCTCACCAATAATACCA ACGATGCTGCTGGTTCATCGGACGAAGAAGACTGGAGTGGAGGAGAGATAGAGGCACAAGACTCTCCGCGGACAAAGGAAGATCATGAGCTCAAGGATAAACTGTTGCGTAAATACAGTGGCTATATTAGCACCCTTAAACATGAGTTTTCCAAgacgaagaagaaaggaaagctaCCAAAAGAAGCAAGGCAAATTCTCTTTGATTGGTGGAACCTTCACTATAAATGGCCTTACCCAACG GAAGCTGATAAAATTAGTCTTGCCCAAGTGACTGGACTGGATCAGAAACAAATTAATAACTGGTTTATAAATCAAAGGAAGCGCCATTGGAAGCCATCAGAGAACATGCAGTTTGCTGTTATGGACAGGCTTTATGGACCATGTTTTACCAAGGATTGA
- the LOC108173602 gene encoding serine/threonine protein phosphatase 2A 55 kDa regulatory subunit B beta isoform-like, with protein sequence MHMDSSPVAIYKIHEHLRPKLSELYSNDRIFDKFGCCFSGDGLHYATGSYSNLVRIFSHGGGSEEGATAEACKSPSRKPSLHTAPRARRSSLSNLA encoded by the exons ATGCACATGGACTCTTCACCAGTTGCAATATACAAGATCCATGAGCACCTGCGCCCTAAG TTATCTGAGTTGTATAGCAATGATCGCATTTTTGATAAATTTGGGTGCTGTTTCAGTGGAGATGGACTTCATTATGCGACTGGGTCTTATAG CAACCTAGTGCGCATTTTTTCCCATGGAGGTGGAAGTGAAGAAGGAGCTACAGCAGAAGCTTGCAAAAGTCCCAGCAG GAAGCCAAGTCTCCACACGGCTCCAAGGGCTAGGAGGTCATCCTTGAGCAACCTAGCATGA